A DNA window from Mobula hypostoma chromosome 3, sMobHyp1.1, whole genome shotgun sequence contains the following coding sequences:
- the LOC134344558 gene encoding aquaporin FA-CHIP-like produces the protein MREVSRQSFWRAVLAEFLGMTIFVFLSIGSATKWTGSHIPADIVQISLCFGLSIATLAQCLGHISGAHLNPAVTFGLLVGCQISLVRAAAYIGAQVLGGVAASAILLGITPPSRNSTLGLNTLSDGVTPGQGLGVELIITFQLVLCVFATTDKRRTDLSGSGPLAIGLSVTIGHLMAIGFTGCGMNPARSFGPAAITGDFRNHWVYWVGPIIGGAAAALVYDFVLTNRYQQSSDRLRVLTGGMKEEYEVDGDQDRARMEMKPR, from the exons ATGAGGGAAGTCAGTCGCCAATCCTTCTGGAGGGCAGTGCTGGCTGAGTTCCTGGGGATGACCATCTTCGTCTTCCTCAGCATCGGCTCAGCCACCAAGTGGACGGGGAGCCACATCCCCGCCGACATCGTGCAGATCTCCCTCTGCTTCGGGCTGTCCATCGCCACGCTCGCCCAGTGCCTAGGGCACATCAGCGGCGCGCACCTCAACCCCGCCGTCACCTTCGGCTTGCTGGTGGGCTGCCAGATCAGCCTGGTGCGGGCTGCCGCCTACATCGGCGCCCAGGTGCTGGGAGGGGTGGCCGCCAGCGCCATCCTCCTCGGGATCACTCCGCCGTCTAGGAACAGCACACTCGGACTCAACACG CTGTCGGATGGCGTGACCCCGGGGCAGGGTCTGGGCGTGGAGCTgatcatcaccttccagctggtccTCTGCGTCTTCGCGACCACGGACAAGAGGCGCACTGACCTGTCTGGCTCTGGGCCACTGGCGATCGGGCTCTCCGTCACCATTGGACACCTGATGGCG ATCGGCTTCACCGGATGTGGGATGAATCCTGCTCGGTCCTTTGGTCCGGCGGCCATTACCGGCGATTTCAGAAATCACTGG GTCTACTGGGTGGGCCCCATCATAGGAGGAGCAGCCGCCGCCCTTGTCTACGACTTTGTGCTGACCAACCGCTACCAGCAGTCGTCTGACCGGCTCAGGGTGTTGACCGGCGGCATGAAAGAGGAGTACGAAGTGGACGGAGATCAAGACAGGGCGAGAATGGAGATGAAGCCGAGATAG